One stretch of Emys orbicularis isolate rEmyOrb1 chromosome 5, rEmyOrb1.hap1, whole genome shotgun sequence DNA includes these proteins:
- the TIGD4 gene encoding tigger transposable element-derived protein 4 — protein MAETSVDPSSLPVIRKKKSLSIEEKIDIISAVESGKKKADIAAKYGIKKNSLSSIMKNKDKVLEAFESLRFDPKRKRLRTAFYTDLEEALMKWYRIAQCLNVPVNGPMLRFKANDFAQKLGHCDFKCSNGWLDRFKSRYGLVFRSQSIEPVATTADTVTVWYQNVLPYYLNDYQPKNVFNVKETGLFYRMLPNNTFAFKGETCSVGKLSRERITVVVGTNMDGSEKLPLLVIGKNKNPHCFKDIKSLPVDYEANDMAWMTSEVFEQWMCKLDERFQAQQRRVVFFVDSFPAHPEVKNLKSIELVFFPPCSSSKFIAMKQGVIRSLKVKYRHRLIKRFVDCVEGSKEFTLTLLDAVDMLHLCWRNVTPETVVKSYKEAGFKSQTGGNGDTDREIESGLDLIAQALAAGVEFPEGLSLEEYAALDDDLVTCEMPTNNEMIRTKESTSVKTELFVYDEEEDEGDGSPGIEQPLPSKNEALTALDTLRRFLRSQDMNDSLHNSLADLDNFIQHVASK, from the coding sequence ATGGCAGAGACTTCAGTGGATCCCTCATCTTTACCTGtaataaggaaaaagaaaagtttaTCCATTGAGGAAAAAATTGACATAATAAGTGCTGTGGAAAGTGGCAAGAAAAAAGCAGATATTGCAGCAAAATATGgcataaagaaaaattcattgtCTTCAATTATGAAGAATAAAGATAAGGTTCTAGAAGCCTTTGAGTCCTTACGATTTGATCCTAAAAGAAAAAGACTAAGAACAGCTTTTTATACAGATCTGGAAGAGGCATTAATGAAGTGGTACAGAATTGCTCAGTGCTTGAATGTACCAGTAAATGGCCCAATGTTGCGTTTCAAAGCTAATGATTTTGCTCAGAAACTTGGACATTGTGATTTTAAGTGCAGTAACGGCTGGCTTGATCGTTTTAAATCAAGATATGGTTTAGTATTCAGATCTCAGTCTATAGAACCTGTGGCTACTACAGCAGATACTGTAACTGTTTGGTACCAAAATGTTCTTCCTTATTAtttaaatgattatcagccaaaaaatgtgtttaatgTAAAGGAGACTGGATTGTTTTATCGGATGTTACCTAATAATACTTTTGCATTTAAAGGGGAAACTTGTTCTGTTGGCAAACTAAGCAGAGAGAGAATAACTGTAGTGGTTGGTACAAATATGGATGGCTCTGAGAAACTTCCTTTGCTTGTTATTGGCAAAAATAAAAATCCGCACTGCTTTAAAGATATAAAGTCACTGCCTGTGGATTATGAGGCAAACGATATGGCATGGATGACCTCAGAAGTGTTTGAACAATGGATGTGTAAACTTGATGAGAGATTTCAAGCACAGCAGCGGCGAGTAGTATTTTTTGTTGACTCTTTCCCAGCTCACCCAGAGGTAAAGAATCTAAAGTCTATTGAACTGGTATTCTTTCCTCCATGCTCATCATCCAAATTTATAGCTATGAAACAGGGAGTTATAAGAAGTCTGAAAGTCAAATACAGGCATCGTCTTATCAAGAGATTTGTAGACTGTGTAGAAGGTAGTAAAGAATTTACATTGACTCTACTTGATGCAGTTGATATGTTGCACCTATGCTGGAGGAATGTAACTCCAGAGACTGTTGTTAAAAGTTACAAAGAAGCAGGATTCAAATCACAAACGGGGGGAAATGGTGACACAGACAGGGAGATTGAAAGTGGTTTAGATTTGATTGCACAGGCATTGGCAGCTGGGGTAGAGTTTCCAGAAGGTTTATCTTTGGAGGAATATGCAGCTTTGGATGATGACTTGGTAACATGTGAAATGCCCACAAATAATGAAATGATACGGACCAAAGAAAGCACTTCAGTTAAAACTGAGTTGTTTGTTTATGATGAAGAGGAAGATGAAGGTGATGGATCTCCAGGAATTGAACAGCCTTTGCCATCAAAAAATGAGGCTCTGACTGCTTTAGATACTCTTCGAAGGTTTCTCAGAAGTCAAGACATGAATGATTCTCTTCATAATTCCCTAGCAGATCTAGATAATTTTATTCAGCATGTAGCATCTAAATGA